One genomic region from Homalodisca vitripennis isolate AUS2020 chromosome 6, UT_GWSS_2.1, whole genome shotgun sequence encodes:
- the LOC124364687 gene encoding cysteine-rich PDZ-binding protein-like, with amino-acid sequence MVCEKCEKKLGKVITPDPWKSGARNTVESGGRKVGENKALTASKNRFNPYTSKFETCKICRQKVHQVGSHYCQPCAYKKGICAMCGKKLLNTKLYKQSSA; translated from the coding sequence ATGGTGTGCGAAAAGTGTGAGAAGAAACTGGGAAAGGTTATAACACCTGATCCTTGGAAAAGTGGAGCAAGAAATACTGTTGAGAGTGGTGGTAGGAAAGTTGGAGAAAATAAAGCCCTGACGGCTAGCAAAAATCGGTTTAACCCTTACACCTCCAAATTTGAAACTTGTAAAATATGCAGACAGAAGGTGCACCAAGTGGGGTCACACTATTGCCAGCCCTGTGCTTACAAAAAAGGCATTTGTGCTATGTGTGGAAAGAAACTATTAAATACTAAACTGTATAAACAGTCATCTGCATGA